DNA from Clupea harengus chromosome 2, Ch_v2.0.2, whole genome shotgun sequence:
tatatgtttttttttctcccactgttGGTTTAAATGAACTTATCAGGATGGATATCCTATTGGAAACCACATACAGGACTGTTGAGAAATAAACtctttgcgtatgtgtgtatcatCCTGCAAAAAGCACAATGTGGTTAATGCAATGCTGTAATTGGAATGAAATCTTATTGCGATTTCTAGCCTTTACCCACGAATGATAAAGGTAATAGAGATATCAGGTTTTGGAGACTGGGTTTTCAGATGGGCTCCTGGCTGATGACAAATTAGACTAGCCTAACCATATCTTACATCCTACAGACATCTTGAACAGTGCTGTCTGCAGCTTTAACAACTCATTTATAGGTGTCCGTTAGtgttaccatctctctctctctcgatcgaTATGTTGACCCTTCAACACAAACTTTGCATCTTTTCACATGCTTTCTTAAGCCAAAGTGTGTACAATTCTATTTTTTGTCTGGAATGTATGCaagtatgtgagtgtggatttttcttatgtttgtgtgtctgagaccaAGGGCGTTTAGGGTAAATGTTCAGCTTGTGGACATGCAGTTGAGAATGCATTAATTCAGTGTATACCTACACAAACACCTGTCACATTAGATATAGTGTTGCACAATCAGGAAATATATTGTATCTGCACTTGCAAtttcacaggcttttatttcaGATGATTTGTTGGGGTGTGAGGTGCTTTTCCCCCACCCTTTTAGCTATAGATTTAAGTAACTCTTGAATGTACCTGCTGTTTCATTGACATGGAGAATCAATGAGAACAACCAGATAAAGCATATTTTTTAGAGGAATTGCTGAGCAGGAACATTGCTGTTGGTAAATAGCTAGCACAAAGTTGGCTGCCACCACCCTGGATGGTGACTATACATTTACAGTTAGCGTTATCTTAGGATTGAAATGAACTTGCAAATGTATGTGACATGTATGAAACTCTATACAGAAAAAGGCCTTTGAAGGAACTGTCCACAAATACACTATGGAGTCACTAATTATTTTGCTTACTCACAACCTCTGTCATAAGTGTATGGTTATTATGGTATGGCAATTTTTGAGACTAGTTTTACAGCCATGTCCGCAGTAAACTGTAGCCTTCATACAACTGACTGGCGAGATCTTTCAGTATGCTTTGACATTCAGGCATCGCTAAAACATTCAGCTTTGAGGCTAGATTGTATTTTAAGGTTCACATAAATATTTAGTGATGCTTAATAGCCCTTGCTGAGTAAAAAAAATCACTACGATAATAACCTTCGCCCTGGTGAGAAGCTGCTTCACCTTGTTTACAAAGCTTTAAAATGGTTGAAGGAAACCTACTGAATTGTATTTTTGTGCAATAAAATGTCTACTCTGATAAATCACTATGTGCGTGGATTGGTGTAGTTTATTCCCACAACATGTATAACACATTGCTGGATCAACTCATTATGCCTGCTGGAATTCCTGATACTACTTGCTGAAATGCTCAGGCTTGCGCAACAAAACAAAGTGAGTGTTTTCACATACCACCTCTGGCACAAATCTGAGGTATAACACcacaataataatattctgcGTCTCCTtaagacaaaaatgaaaacagtcCAACTGTGATGACGTTTGTATGAGGGTGATTTACCATAGTTAACTTATATCCTGGTAAATGTTTCATTTAGGTTCAAGTCACAGGTAAATGTGAAGCAAGGACCTTATTTCAGCTCAGTCACGTGTACACTAACTTAGTAAAAAACATCAACCCGCAGCATCCCGTTGAGATCAAGCTATGTCTCAGTCTGAGCAGGACCCAGCTTTGTTTCACTGGAGGTGCGAGTGCTCTCCATGTCTCTACAGTCCTGTCCAGCCTCTGCTGGCTGAGTGGAGTAAGCCCAGCTCCGGATGCGCAGCACCATCCTGCGGGCGTAGAAGTCTCTGTAGTCTGCCGGGAGCTCGTCCAGGACACCCAGCGCCCTCTTCAGGGCCTGGAGGGCCCGCGCAGCCGGCACCAGGTCTTTGTTCCCATACGGATCCTTCTTGTCATAGCTGTTCTCTGGCAGGTGCCGCCAAAACACGTTGACACCCACGCCAAACTGAAGAGCCAGGGTATTGTGAAACCACAGAGCTGTGAACAAAATGAagaggtaataataataatgaataaataaaactagTTTAGAAATAAAACTCAAATTGTCATGTACTATCCATGttatatttcattcatttctggaagggaaaaaaatgatttcTTTATTTGCTTACAAAACTGCTTCTTTTAGTTCCCTGTTTTATACAAACCAGGGATGTAGAGCAGGTCGCCTGGCTCCAGTACGCACTCACAGCGCTGTGCCTTCACAAACTCAGGATATTTCTCAAGGTCGGGAGAGTCAATGTCTAGCACCTCTGACTTGTCACCTAATGTCAAGCAGATGGGACAAAATTGTAAGATAAATGTGGGCTGTGGGCTAAACTATGCTCTCATCCAATATCACATTGTTATAGTTTTTGTTTGGTTATTAAGTTCCACAGAGAAGGCTTACCTGACAGGTACAGGTATTCTGCCTCCTGAGGGCTATACAGGACAACACGCTTCCTACCAGTCACCTGGGCTAACAGGTTGTCCATCACCTGACAAGGAAATAACgcatgaatgaaagagagataat
Protein-coding regions in this window:
- the tyw5 gene encoding LOW QUALITY PROTEIN: tRNA wybutosine-synthesizing protein 5 (The sequence of the model RefSeq protein was modified relative to this genomic sequence to represent the inferred CDS: substituted 2 bases at 2 genomic stop codons); translated protein: MEHQRKVPVAVFSAVDKGVFTQNMYPLRRPAVLKGVPLGPCLEKWTVDYLCQKGGDKEVKIHVASVPQMDFLHKNVLYRXIFGRFAQNIISIXFSDLAEYFHIPPFFEPQQFFSRVFRMSSCGLQLCTHYDVMDNLLAQVTGRKRVVLYSPQEAEYLYLSGDKSEVLDIDSPDLEKYPEFVKAQRCECVLEPGDLLYIPALWFHNTLALQFGVGVNVFWRHLPENSYDKKDPYGNKDLVPAARALQALKRALGVLDELPADYRDFYARRMVLRIRSWAYSTQPAEAGQDCRDMESTRTSSETKLGPAQTET